The Sphingopyxis sp. BE259 nucleotide sequence GAGGAATTTGGTAAATACTTCGATCTTGGCCATGGCCTATCCTGTCATCATCTGATCCGACATATCGGAATCCAACGAAGCAAAGTCAAATATGTTGCTCGTCATCAGCGCCTCGGGAACGACGCGCGCCCAGGTGAGCGCCGACACCCGCGCCGCGCCGCTGCGCCGCAGGACCTTTGCCGCCGCGCGCAGGGTTGCGCCGCTGGCGTGGACGTCGTCGATCAGCACGACGTGCCGCGCTGCCACCCGCGCCCGGGCATCGCCCGCGAGCGCAAACGCCCCGGCGACGATCCGCTCGCGCTCGCGCCGTCCCTTGCCGCGCAGCGATGCGGTCGATTTGACCCGGAGCAGCAGGTGGTGATCACGCGGCGCGCCGGTGACGCGCGCCAGTTCGTCGACGACCAGCGCCGCCTGGTTGAAACCGCGCGACCACAGCCGCCAACGGTGTAGCGGCACGGGCACCAGCAGGATGTCGGCGGCGTCGCCAAGCGCGGTCAGTTGCCGCGCCATCAGCCGCGCCATCAACCGCGCGTGCCCGGTCCGCCGCCCATATTTCAGCCGCAGCGCTACGGTGCGCGCCACCGGGCCATAAGCCACCGCGGCCGGCGCGCCGTCGAAGGGCGGCAGGCTGGCAAGACAGGCGCCGCACGCGATCGGTCCGCCGGGCAGCGCCGTCGGCAACGGGATCGAACAGTGCGCGCAGGCGGGTCCGTCGAGGAATTCGAGCGACGTCCAGCACGCCAGGCAGAATTGCCGGTCTGCGCCGACGATGACGCCGCAGCCGGGGCAGCGCGGCGGCAGCGCATAATCAACGACCGCGCGGCCGACGGTTCGCAAGCCGCGGAACCATGCTCCGGGCGATACGCACTTTTCTTCGACATCCCCGGTCGCCGTGGCCATCCGCCGCTTGTGAAGCATCGCCGGGGGCGGCACAAGCGGCGCATGTCGCAGCCGCCCCGCCAGTTATTTTCCCCCGCCCGCCACCGCGCTCAGCGCGATCGGCTCGCGCACCTGCCCGCGTCGGCCAACTTCCTCGCGCCGATCATCGCCGACACCTTGCTCGACCGGCTCGCGATGGTGACGCGCGACTTTTCGCGCACGCTGCTCATCGGCGCGCACGACCGGGCGTTGATCGATCATTTGCGCGGCACTGGCAGCGCGCTGACGATCATCGAGGGGGGTCGCCAGTTGGCGGCGGCAATTGGCGCGCTGGCGGTCGAGGCCGACGCGATCGACCTGCCCTTGGCCAGTTTCGACCTGATCGTCTGGCCCGGCGGGCTCGAAAGCGTCAACGACGTCCCCGGCGCGCTGCTGCGCCTGCGCGCACTCCTTGCGCCTGACGGTCTGTTGCTCGGTGCATTCGTCGGCGACGGCAGCCTGCCGCGGCTGCGCCGCGCGGTGATGACCGACGGGGTGCGTCCGATCGCGCGGCTGCACCCCCAGATCGACCTCGCGGCAATGGGCAATCTGCTCCAGCGCGTCGGTTTCACCCTGCCCGTTGTCGATGTCGAGGCGTTGACGGTGCGCTACGGCGACTGGTTGGCGCTGGTTCGCGACCTGCGCGCGACCGGGCTTGCGAGCCGCCTGAGCCCTGCCCCGCCGCCGCTGACCCGCGCAGAAGTGGCGGAAATCGCCGCGGCCTTTGCGGCGCAGGCCGATCCCGACGGCCGCATCGCCGAAAGTCTGCGCCTCGTCCATTTCAGCGGCTGGGCGCCGCATCCGGATCAGCCGCAGCCCGCGCGGCGCGGCAGCGGCACGGCGTCGCTGAGCGACGCGCTCCAGCGGAAAGGCTAAACCAGCGCCTCCAGCAACCCGATCAGCGGCTTGTCGGCGGGCGGCATGGCCAAGCCGTGCAGTTCGACCGGACGCACCCAACGCAGCGCGCTGGCATGTTGGGCGACCGGCGTGCCGCGCCATTTGCGGCAGACATAGAGCAGCAAGAGCAAATGCCGCTCGCCCAGCATGTCGCTGGCGAAACAGGCAGGGGCGAGGCATGCTTGATCGACATCGATCGCCAGTTCCTCGCCGAGTTCGCGGATCAGCGCCTCCTCCGGGGTTTCACCCGGTTCGATCTTGCCGCCCGGAAACTCCCACAATCCCGCCATCGACAATCCGTCGGGGCGTTGCTGAACCAGCAGCCGGCCATCGCGATCAACCAGCGCCGCCGCGACGACGACAAGCCCTGTTTTTGGCGGTTTTCCGGGGTTTGACACGGACAAATTGTTAACCTTCCTATGCGACTATGGCTATCCTCGGGGAACATTATGCCAGTCAGGGGTGGAACAATGGGCAACATTTACAGGCTGATGCGGTCGACCAGGGCCGCCACAGCCGTCGAATATGGGCTGATACTCGCCCTGATCTTTCTCGCGGGCGTAACCGCGATCGGCGGCACCGCAAATTCCACCACCAAGATGTGGAACAATGTTTCGAATGCATCGACCAGCGTAATGTAGCCGGATCACCGTCCGATTTTGGCACAAGGCCTGGAAAGCCTTTAAGATTTTCAAAACCATATCGCTCTACACCGAACGCTGTCGGCACGGACCAGCGTGTCTACGGGATAGCGAGATCGGGAACCAGTCATGACATTCATCAAGAAATTCGTTCGGAGTACGAAGGCCGCGACCGCCATTGAATATGGCTTGATCGCTGCCCTGATTGCCGTTGCGGGCATCACGGCCATGGGCGCCGTCGGCAACAGCGTCAGCAACACGTTCAAAAAGGTCAACAACAACCTGAACACCGCGCCGTAACGATCGGCACCAGATCAAAAGCGGGCGGTGGAAACACCGCCCCTTTTTTTGTCTCGAAGCAGCCTGGTCAGCGGAGACCGCCCCGCAAGGTCCAGGCGATGACGGCAGAAACCTCCTGTTCAATTTTGGGACTGGCAGACCCGTTTACGCCAATCCCACCATTAAGATTTTCAAAACCTATTCGTCCTAAACCAGCCAGTGTTGACCCAGACCAGACCGTCAACAGGGTAAGTGAAATCAGGAGACCAGTCATGAAGTTCATCAAAAAGTTCGTCCGCGATACCAAAGCTGCGACCGCCATCGAATACGGCCTCATCGCCGCTCTGATCGCCGTCGCCGGCATCACCGCAATGGGTGCAGTTGGTAACAGCGTCAGCAACACCTTCAACAAGGTGAACACCAACCTGAACACCGCACCGTAATTACACGGTCGCAAAAAAAGAAAGGGGCGGTGGAAACACCGCCCCTTTTTTTGCCTGCTTACCGGTCAACGGCTCGCGTAGACGACGATTTTGACCTTTTGCCCCGGGGTCAACCGGCTCGACGCGGTCAGGCGGTTGAGCACCTGGAACCGTTCGGCCTGATAATTGCTGTACGCCATGCGCCGCGCCAGGCTGGCCATCGTATCGCCGCGCCCCACCGTCACCACGTCGATCCGCCGCGGCTTGATCGCCGCCGCTTCCGCCGCGCTGAGGCGCCGGACGCTGTTGAACATCGAATTGAACGTTCCCGTCCCGCCCGCCTTGGTCAGCGTAACGAAGTGGAACGCGCTGCTGCGCGAAAATTCATAGGCAAAAACCGTCACATCGACCTGCCCGGATTGGCTGGCGACGCGCGCGGTCGAATAGGAGGCGGGGACGCCGTTCACCGTGGTGCGCTGCACTGCGCTGGGGCTGATCGCAGTGTTTCCCGCGACCGATTTGAACGCCGCGGCGATGTAGGCGTTCATGTCGCCGCTGTACGGACCCGTCGTAAACTGCGCCTGCCCGCCATTGCCGCTGACCGTCACCGCGGTCGTACCATTCTGCATCCCGTAACCGTTGGGCACCGCGAATCGCAGCCTGAGGTCGGGGTGCAGGAATTGATTGCCTTCAACGACGCCCTGCGCCGGATCGTCGCCGTACAGAACATTGTCGATCGCGGCCAGAAAGGCGTCGGCATTGCGCGTCCCGCCGGTGCCGCCGACGCGGCTCGCCAGCGTCTGGGCGTTGCGGACGCGCGAGGCGGGATCGGGATGGGTGCTCGCCCATGCGGGCAGCGAGCGCGCATCGCCGCCCGACAATCGCGCGTCGAGGTTGGTCTGGTTGGCGAGGCTGGCCAGCATCGTCGACAGCGCCAGCGGGTCATAACCCGCGCTCCGCAGATATTGCACGCCTAGCTGGTCGGCCTGGAGTTCCTGACTGCGCGAGAAGCCCAGGGTCGCGAGCTGCGCGACCTGCATCGCATTATTCTGGAGCAGCCCGCCAAGCCCGCCGAGCACGCCTCCGCTGTCGCCGATCGCGCCGCCGAGCACCGCGCCAAGGACGCCGAGAATCTGGTTGCGCGTCGCTGCCGACTGGCGTTTCTTGCTGTGCTGGGCGGCGACATGGCCGACCTCGTGGCCCAGAACGCCGGCGAGTTCGGCTTCGTCGTTCATCAGCGCCATCAACTGGCGGGTGACATAGACATAGCCGCCGGGGATCGCGAAGGCGTTGTTCACCGGCGAATTGAGCAGCGTGACGGTAAAATCGTTGCGCGCGTTCGACAGCCCCGATTGCAGCGCGATATTCTGGCCGACGCGAACGACATAGGCCGTTTGTGGGCCGCTATACGCGCCGCCGAATTCGGCCATCAGCTGCGGATGCGCCTCGTCGCCCTGCTTGCGTTCGGACGGCGAGATATTGGTCGCGGTCTTGATCGCTTTCAGCTGCGCGTCGGCGGGACCGGTCAAGGCCAGGCTTCCAAGCGCCGCGGTCGCCGCCAGCTTGATTGCCAAGCCATTTTTCTTTGTTCGGGTCATCGGTTCACCTCCCACATGCTGCGCCTTCGTCCGGGAATATCCCTTCTGCGCGGCTAAGCAAGCCGCGCCTGAACGACGGCTTGCCAGCCTCTTGTCGGTGAACGCAAATCGCCGCGATCGGGTTCCGCGATTGCGGGCGGTCAGGCGCGCGGGGTCAGGCGCGTCCCATGGCGAGGAACTTCTCCTCGCGCGCCGCCAGGATCGCATCGCGCGGCAAGCCCGACAGGCTGTCCAGCTCCTGCGCGATCGCGTCGCCCAGCGCGGCGATGGCAGCATCGGGGTCGCGGTGCGCGCCGCCGACGGGTTCGGGGACGATGCGGTCGATGATCTTGAGCCCCAGCAAATCCTGCGCCGACATCTTCATCGCCGCGGCGGCATCGGCGGCCTTGTCGGACGTCCGCCACAGGATCGACGCGCAGCCTTCGGGCGAAATCAC carries:
- a CDS encoding ComF family protein produces the protein MATATGDVEEKCVSPGAWFRGLRTVGRAVVDYALPPRCPGCGVIVGADRQFCLACWTSLEFLDGPACAHCSIPLPTALPGGPIACGACLASLPPFDGAPAAVAYGPVARTVALRLKYGRRTGHARLMARLMARQLTALGDAADILLVPVPLHRWRLWSRGFNQAALVVDELARVTGAPRDHHLLLRVKSTASLRGKGRRERERIVAGAFALAGDARARVAARHVVLIDDVHASGATLRAAAKVLRRSGAARVSALTWARVVPEALMTSNIFDFASLDSDMSDQMMTG
- a CDS encoding methyltransferase domain-containing protein, translated to MSQPPRQLFSPARHRAQRDRLAHLPASANFLAPIIADTLLDRLAMVTRDFSRTLLIGAHDRALIDHLRGTGSALTIIEGGRQLAAAIGALAVEADAIDLPLASFDLIVWPGGLESVNDVPGALLRLRALLAPDGLLLGAFVGDGSLPRLRRAVMTDGVRPIARLHPQIDLAAMGNLLQRVGFTLPVVDVEALTVRYGDWLALVRDLRATGLASRLSPAPPPLTRAEVAEIAAAFAAQADPDGRIAESLRLVHFSGWAPHPDQPQPARRGSGTASLSDALQRKG
- a CDS encoding (deoxy)nucleoside triphosphate pyrophosphohydrolase, producing MSVSNPGKPPKTGLVVVAAALVDRDGRLLVQQRPDGLSMAGLWEFPGGKIEPGETPEEALIRELGEELAIDVDQACLAPACFASDMLGERHLLLLLYVCRKWRGTPVAQHASALRWVRPVELHGLAMPPADKPLIGLLEALV
- a CDS encoding Flp family type IVb pilin, giving the protein MRSTRAATAVEYGLILALIFLAGVTAIGGTANSTTKMWNNVSNASTSVM
- a CDS encoding Flp family type IVb pilin; this encodes MTFIKKFVRSTKAATAIEYGLIAALIAVAGITAMGAVGNSVSNTFKKVNNNLNTAP
- a CDS encoding Flp family type IVb pilin; this encodes MKFIKKFVRDTKAATAIEYGLIAALIAVAGITAMGAVGNSVSNTFNKVNTNLNTAP
- a CDS encoding M48 family metalloprotease yields the protein MTRTKKNGLAIKLAATAALGSLALTGPADAQLKAIKTATNISPSERKQGDEAHPQLMAEFGGAYSGPQTAYVVRVGQNIALQSGLSNARNDFTVTLLNSPVNNAFAIPGGYVYVTRQLMALMNDEAELAGVLGHEVGHVAAQHSKKRQSAATRNQILGVLGAVLGGAIGDSGGVLGGLGGLLQNNAMQVAQLATLGFSRSQELQADQLGVQYLRSAGYDPLALSTMLASLANQTNLDARLSGGDARSLPAWASTHPDPASRVRNAQTLASRVGGTGGTRNADAFLAAIDNVLYGDDPAQGVVEGNQFLHPDLRLRFAVPNGYGMQNGTTAVTVSGNGGQAQFTTGPYSGDMNAYIAAAFKSVAGNTAISPSAVQRTTVNGVPASYSTARVASQSGQVDVTVFAYEFSRSSAFHFVTLTKAGGTGTFNSMFNSVRRLSAAEAAAIKPRRIDVVTVGRGDTMASLARRMAYSNYQAERFQVLNRLTASSRLTPGQKVKIVVYASR